In Symmachiella dynata, the following are encoded in one genomic region:
- the msrA gene encoding peptide-methionine (S)-S-oxide reductase MsrA: protein MRTSHRILAAIFIGGGLLFATIYARQQPMPESNKPEPTPQTDAVEPAGPAATEVATFGAGCFWCTEGVFLQLKGVQSVVSGYTGGQVPNPTYEQICTGRTGHAEVVQITFDPSVVTFADLLKVFWQTHDPTTLNRQGNDTGTQYRSAIFYHSPEQQQQAEAYKKQLDESGAFANPIVTEIVAAQEFFPAEDYHQNYYDLNEQQPYCQFVIRPKIEKLKKEFQDKLKTN, encoded by the coding sequence ATGCGCACCAGCCATCGAATTCTCGCCGCGATTTTTATTGGCGGCGGATTACTCTTTGCCACGATTTACGCGAGACAACAACCGATGCCTGAATCAAACAAACCGGAACCGACCCCTCAAACCGATGCCGTCGAACCGGCGGGTCCCGCTGCGACGGAAGTTGCGACTTTCGGCGCCGGCTGTTTTTGGTGTACCGAAGGGGTGTTTCTGCAATTGAAGGGGGTCCAGTCGGTGGTCTCCGGCTACACGGGCGGTCAGGTGCCCAATCCGACCTACGAGCAAATCTGCACCGGCAGAACTGGACATGCGGAGGTGGTGCAGATAACGTTCGACCCGTCCGTGGTCACGTTTGCCGATTTGCTAAAAGTCTTTTGGCAAACCCACGACCCGACAACGCTGAACCGTCAAGGCAACGATACCGGCACGCAATATCGTTCGGCAATTTTCTATCACAGCCCAGAGCAACAACAACAGGCGGAAGCGTACAAAAAACAGCTCGATGAATCGGGGGCATTTGCAAACCCGATCGTCACCGAAATCGTGGCTGCTCAGGAGTTTTTCCCGGCCGAGGATTATCATCAAAACTACTATGATCTCAACGAGCAACAGCCGTACTGCCAATTCGTAATCCGACCGAAGATCGAAAAACTCAAGAAAGAGTTTCAGGACAAATTGAAAACCAATTAG
- a CDS encoding alpha/beta hydrolase family protein — MQNLRTIFAVASLLWIPTVAMADSAIKPSPQLPATMPWDLEALSQPPSFEWVDEQSPVRSLFYAGEPYGGQPTRVFASYATPGTLAGDSSLDKNLPAVVLLHGGGGTAFKEWAELWAKRGYAAIAMDLAGHRPVEGKNPHDGRNRTRLDDGGPNQGDEEKFGSIDKPAKEQWPYHAVANAIRAHSLIRSFSGVDPQRTAVTGISWGGYLTCIVSGVDNRFKAAVPVYGCGFLQENSAWVPRMAKMEPKQRERWVQLWDPSKYLPAVSMPILFVNGTNDFAYPLDSYMKSFDVVPSPKQLRVTVNMPHGHPPGWAPQEIGLFVDQHLRGADPLPKLDMLMVKDGQASLRWQGPKKITKAELHYTTDTVEINKRKWKSIPAKIEGQQVVATAPPENATVWFFTVQDERGAVVSSRVTFSGESP, encoded by the coding sequence ATGCAGAACCTCCGAACGATTTTCGCCGTCGCTTCGCTTCTATGGATTCCCACTGTCGCGATGGCGGATTCGGCCATCAAACCGTCTCCGCAATTACCCGCGACGATGCCGTGGGACTTGGAAGCGCTCAGTCAGCCGCCTAGCTTTGAATGGGTTGATGAGCAGAGTCCCGTGCGGTCGTTGTTTTATGCCGGTGAACCGTACGGCGGCCAACCGACGCGGGTCTTCGCTTCTTACGCCACACCCGGCACGCTGGCGGGCGATTCGTCGCTCGACAAAAACCTGCCCGCTGTGGTGTTGCTGCACGGTGGGGGTGGAACGGCGTTCAAAGAATGGGCGGAACTGTGGGCCAAGCGGGGTTATGCCGCGATCGCAATGGACTTAGCCGGGCATCGGCCGGTTGAAGGAAAAAATCCGCACGATGGTCGCAATCGCACACGTCTGGATGATGGCGGACCGAATCAAGGGGATGAAGAAAAGTTCGGCAGCATCGACAAGCCGGCCAAGGAGCAATGGCCTTACCATGCGGTTGCCAACGCGATCCGCGCGCATTCGTTGATTCGCAGCTTTTCCGGCGTTGATCCCCAGCGCACAGCTGTCACGGGAATCAGTTGGGGCGGATACCTGACCTGCATTGTGTCAGGCGTCGACAACCGCTTCAAAGCTGCTGTCCCCGTCTATGGCTGCGGATTTCTACAAGAGAACAGTGCCTGGGTCCCGCGTATGGCAAAGATGGAACCGAAGCAACGCGAGCGTTGGGTGCAACTCTGGGATCCTTCAAAATACTTGCCGGCCGTCTCGATGCCGATCCTGTTCGTCAACGGCACCAATGACTTCGCCTATCCGCTGGATAGCTACATGAAGAGTTTCGACGTCGTCCCCAGCCCCAAGCAATTGCGCGTCACCGTGAACATGCCGCACGGCCATCCCCCCGGTTGGGCTCCGCAGGAAATTGGTCTGTTTGTGGATCAGCACCTGCGCGGCGCCGATCCGCTCCCGAAGCTCGACATGCTGATGGTCAAAGACGGCCAAGCATCGCTCCGCTGGCAAGGCCCCAAAAAGATTACCAAGGCAGAGCTGCATTACACGACCGACACCGTGGAAATCAACAAGCGGAAGTGGAAATCGATTCCCGCGAAGATTGAAGGGCAACAGGTCGTGGCCACAGCTCCTCCGGAAAACGCGACGGTTTGGTTTTTCACAGTGCAGGATGAGCGCGGCGCCGTCGTCAGCAGTCGCGTGACTTTTTCGGGTGAGAGCCCGTAG
- a CDS encoding SMI1/KNR4 family protein, which translates to MSNKYDDAMKRLEAGFLLRSSRRSKKRGTCQRYDSALPLTEHDLLQLETILPDPIPDGYRHFLQFYGDACWRSRQWKCLLIDEPDITLNVSYFFGIRENSCYPLRPEYENNVVQHDMLPRLLPIAQGDGGTYCISLSGDDRGQVFSWHTDDVGQEVLDGETVVISDGTCFVAYSFDEFLHQIYLID; encoded by the coding sequence ATGAGCAACAAATACGACGATGCGATGAAACGGCTAGAGGCGGGTTTTCTATTGAGGTCGTCGCGTCGAAGCAAAAAACGCGGCACTTGTCAAAGATACGATAGTGCTCTTCCGTTAACAGAACACGACTTGCTGCAATTAGAAACTATCCTTCCTGATCCGATTCCAGACGGTTATCGGCATTTCCTGCAATTTTATGGCGATGCCTGTTGGCGATCGAGGCAATGGAAATGCCTGCTCATTGATGAGCCGGACATCACCTTGAACGTGTCTTATTTTTTTGGAATTCGCGAGAATAGCTGTTATCCATTACGGCCTGAATATGAAAACAATGTTGTTCAGCACGATATGCTGCCACGGCTATTGCCAATTGCCCAGGGCGACGGAGGGACGTACTGTATTTCTTTGAGCGGTGATGACCGAGGACAAGTATTTAGTTGGCATACCGACGACGTCGGTCAAGAGGTGCTGGATGGTGAAACTGTCGTGATTTCAGACGGGACGTGTTTTGTAGCGTATTCGTTTGATGAATTCCTGCACCAGATTTACCTTATAGATTGA
- a CDS encoding citrate synthase encodes MGTAKLVLDGQEYELPVITGSEGERAVDITSLRSEADIITLDSGYGNTGSCESAITFINGEEGILRYRGYPIEQLAESATFPEISYLLIYGELPNQEQLSNFRQQLTFHSMIHEDMKKFFEGFRPSAHPMAILSAMVASMSTYYPELDEDDDMNVIRLLAKAKTIAAYAYKKSIGQPFIYPRDDLSYCANFLHMMFAMPTTTYDVPPELANALNMLLILHADHEQNCSTSTVRMVASSQANFFASISAGIGALSGPLHGGANQKVLEMLEMIQQDGGDYMKYVNLAKDKDDEFRLMGFGHRVYKNFDPRATFLRKAADDVIKTMGINDPLLNIAKGLEEVALSDEYFIERKLYPNVDFYSGILYRAMGIPPAMFTVMFALGRLPGWIAHWKELRQDPGSRINRPRQVYTGPNERTYVPMDQR; translated from the coding sequence ATGGGGACGGCTAAGTTGGTTCTGGACGGTCAGGAATACGAGCTTCCAGTGATTACGGGATCCGAGGGGGAGCGCGCGGTCGACATCACCAGTCTCAGGTCCGAAGCCGATATCATCACGCTGGATTCCGGGTATGGAAACACCGGTTCCTGTGAAAGCGCGATCACGTTCATTAACGGCGAAGAGGGAATTTTACGGTATCGCGGCTATCCCATCGAGCAGCTTGCCGAATCCGCCACCTTCCCCGAAATCAGCTACCTGCTGATCTACGGCGAGCTTCCCAACCAAGAACAATTGTCGAATTTCCGTCAACAATTGACCTTTCACAGCATGATCCACGAAGACATGAAAAAGTTCTTCGAGGGTTTTCGGCCGTCTGCGCACCCGATGGCGATTCTCTCAGCCATGGTCGCATCGATGTCGACCTATTACCCGGAACTTGACGAAGATGACGACATGAATGTCATTCGTCTGCTCGCCAAAGCCAAAACCATTGCCGCCTACGCCTATAAAAAATCGATCGGCCAACCGTTTATCTATCCCCGGGATGATTTGTCTTACTGCGCCAACTTTCTGCACATGATGTTTGCCATGCCGACGACGACCTACGATGTCCCGCCGGAATTGGCCAACGCCCTGAACATGCTGTTGATTCTGCATGCGGATCACGAACAGAATTGCAGTACCTCGACGGTGCGGATGGTCGCCAGCAGCCAGGCCAACTTTTTCGCCTCGATTTCCGCCGGCATCGGCGCCTTATCGGGACCGCTACATGGCGGGGCGAATCAAAAGGTGTTGGAAATGTTGGAGATGATTCAGCAAGATGGCGGCGACTATATGAAGTATGTCAATCTCGCCAAGGACAAGGACGATGAGTTTCGTCTGATGGGCTTTGGCCATCGTGTTTATAAGAACTTTGATCCCCGCGCGACGTTCCTCCGCAAGGCGGCCGACGATGTGATCAAAACGATGGGTATCAACGATCCGCTGCTGAATATTGCCAAGGGCCTGGAAGAGGTCGCTCTCAGTGACGAATATTTCATTGAGCGTAAGTTGTATCCCAACGTCGATTTCTACAGTGGCATTTTGTACCGCGCCATGGGAATCCCCCCGGCAATGTTCACAGTGATGTTTGCCCTGGGGCGTTTGCCGGGTTGGATTGCGCATTGGAAAGAACTGCGGCAAGATCCCGGCAGCCGCATCAATCGGCCGCGGCAAGTCTACACGGGACCCAACGAGCGCACCTACGTGCCGATGGACCAACGCTAA
- a CDS encoding CorA family divalent cation transporter codes for MKLRIFGINERSMLESLPKTKLSAEWVDDETHRWIDIEDATADELKEVFAPYKLPASILTACLASERTARFISRRDAFYLEVPTHLGWDVYPKPYVSILYLPTTVISIHRDVVHSIEDVIDDLNEEVQLFERSASALLYHLLTSIGKKNLDAALDVRSEAEELAMELDRDPERIDPQQIAEMRRKISHHATVHDDHTYCAGVLRTVESKSLQFTGTSRLFSEQLHLAEMSGQMIAGAQSRVADLQGTYDATVQQKVENRLRMLTLLSAIFLPLTLISGIYGMNFTDLPGMGIPTGYLIVIGIMLATVFGMGLYLKRNGWFD; via the coding sequence ATGAAACTGAGAATCTTCGGCATCAATGAACGATCGATGTTGGAGTCGCTACCGAAAACCAAACTGTCGGCTGAATGGGTCGACGATGAGACACATCGTTGGATCGATATCGAAGATGCCACGGCCGACGAACTGAAAGAAGTCTTCGCGCCTTACAAGCTACCCGCATCCATTCTCACAGCTTGCCTCGCCTCGGAACGGACGGCGCGGTTTATTTCGCGGCGCGATGCATTTTATCTTGAAGTGCCGACACATCTCGGCTGGGACGTGTACCCCAAACCGTACGTTTCCATCCTGTACTTGCCGACAACCGTGATCAGTATCCATCGCGACGTCGTGCATTCCATCGAGGACGTGATCGATGACTTAAACGAGGAGGTGCAGTTGTTCGAACGAAGTGCATCGGCATTGCTGTATCATTTATTGACCTCCATCGGCAAGAAAAACTTGGATGCCGCTCTCGATGTCCGTTCAGAGGCCGAAGAACTGGCGATGGAACTCGACCGCGACCCTGAGCGGATCGATCCTCAGCAGATTGCCGAGATGCGGAGAAAGATCAGCCACCATGCGACAGTGCACGACGACCATACGTATTGCGCCGGCGTCTTGCGAACCGTGGAGTCGAAATCGTTACAATTCACCGGGACATCGAGACTATTCAGCGAACAATTGCATCTAGCAGAAATGTCCGGCCAAATGATCGCGGGCGCTCAATCTCGCGTCGCAGACTTGCAGGGCACCTACGACGCGACCGTTCAGCAAAAAGTAGAAAACCGCTTGCGGATGTTGACGCTGCTTTCGGCAATCTTCCTGCCATTGACGCTCATTTCGGGCATTTACGGCATGAATTTTACCGACTTGCCCGGCATGGGGATCCCGACCGGATATCTGATTGTCATCGGCATCATGCTGGCCACCGTGTTCGGAATGGGACTGTATCTGAAGCGCAATGGTTGGTTTGATTAA